The following proteins are encoded in a genomic region of Oncorhynchus clarkii lewisi isolate Uvic-CL-2024 unplaced genomic scaffold, UVic_Ocla_1.0 unplaced_contig_10369_pilon_pilon, whole genome shotgun sequence:
- the LOC139404977 gene encoding GMP reductase 1-like isoform X2, translated as MPRIDVDVKLDFKDVLFRPKRSSLKSRSEVDLRRTFTFRNSKQSYHGIPIIAANMDTTGTFEMAQVLSKQTLFTAMQKHYTVEEWKAFAAKFPECLEHVAVSSGSGQADLEKLCSVLEAVSDIRFVCLDVANGYSEHFVEFVKTVRGRFPQHTIMAGNVVTGEMVEELILAGADIIKVGIGPGSVCTTRIKTGVGYPQLSAVIECADSAHGLKAHIISDGGCSCPGDVAKAFGAGADFVMLGGMLAGHDQCAGEVIEKNGRKVQLFYGMSSDTAMKKHVGASEGRTVEVPYRGDVEATIRDILGGLRSTCTYVGAAKLKELSRRTTFIRVTQQASHMFT; from the exons ATGCCTCGGATAGACGTGGATGTGAAGCTGGACTTTAAAGATGTCCTGTTCAGACCCAAGAGAAGCAGCCTGAAGAGCAGgtcagag GTGGACCTACGGAGGACGTTCACATTCCGTAATTCCAAACAGAGTTACCATGGCATCCCCATCATCGCTGCCAACATGGACACCACGGGCACCTTTGAGATGGCACAGGTCCTCAGCAAG CAAACTCTCTTCACCGCCATGCAGAAGCACTACACTGTGGAGGAGTGGAAGGCTTTTGCAGCCAAGTTTCCAGAATGTTTGGAG CACGTAGCGGTCAGTTCAGGCAGCGGTCAAGCCGACCTGGAGAAGCTGTGCAGCGTCCTGGAGGCCGTCTCTGACATCAGATTTGTCTGTCTGGACGTTGCCAACGGCTACTCTGAACACTTTGTGGAGTTTGTCAAAACCGTCAGGGGGAGGTTTCCCCAACACACTATAATG GCTGGCAACGTGGTGACAGGAGAGATGGTGGAGGAGCTGATCCTGGCAGGAGCTGACATCATTAAAGTGGGTATTGGGCCAG GTTCTGTGTGTACGACGCGCATTAAGACGGGAGTGGGATATCCCCAGCTCAGTGCTGTCATAGAGTGTGCAGACTCCGCCCACGGCCTGAAGGCTCACATCATCTCA GATGGCGGATGCAGCTGTCCTGGGGATGTGGCTAAGGCATTTG GCGCTGGAGCTGATTTTGTGATGCTGGGGGGCATGCTGGCTGGCCACGACCAGTGTGCCGGGGAGGTCATTGAGAAGAATGGCAGAAAGGTCCAGCTGTTCTATGGGATGAGCTCTGACACGGCCATGAAGAAACATGTAG gAGCATCAGAGGGCAGGACGGTGGAGGTACCGTACAGGGGGGATGTAGAGGCCACCATCAGGGACATTCTGGGTGGTCTGCGCTCCACCTGCACCTACGTAGGAGCTGCCAAACTGAAGGAGCTCAGTCGCAGGACCACCTTTATCAGAGTCACACAGCAGGCCAGCCACATGTTCACATAG
- the LOC139404980 gene encoding ataxin-1-like has protein sequence MKSNQERSHGCLPPKKREILALEQRPVVVPAAAEILALEQRPVVVPAAAAASADTTLHTENLTWLANVASERCRSTETPSPRFPVSSSSSSSPSPSALPLSSLSTIYPTGVGLSQQGGTIQYAQLAPNLQFISSGPYTGYISSQIIQSTATSVAASTGQQRHHLDGHCYTTALISQATKVGDQQNKVQIGLPSDLAVSVGGTHFTTTHQYIQLDSSSPLTVTSPTQGHLQPLQLHTHPGVGLLPHTLTLAPSQVLVQYTDGLGVNKAEGGHTKVVQLNGELERSFGKQSCAGIKGTSYSNQNNQQVHHGYEARHILIPADYTTQDSTGLQTSLVLVANAQPNPHPHPTSGAEQDKVQVHPSLIHSEGGGICLRKPVSRTSSFTSLNSSEALKVSSAPHTVIQTTHHSDEHVHSLYSTTQAPIIGYIARAGNQHGVSYATLPQHLVIPDGQSLQSLLIPVNGVTTTTDLEAACSVTARTASTTASQLAPATASLPRHTYLTASLSKCEMLGSDGHHQSPAVLQAQVLPIQHIQIPSNTTANVVASPSPAPDIAPGPVQASPSLSSSPSPAPALAPGPVQASPSLSSSPTTLPPFFMRGSIIQLADGELKRVEDLKTEDFIQSAEISSELKIDSSTVERIDTGQTPNAVIIQFGVGEHKAQVCVEVLLEYPFFVFGQGWSSCCPGRTTQLLELSCAKLCVGDVCVSLTLRSLRGGGGSVSGRNHNSQGHEVKLRHSHNTGDITQGSNCQGNSQGNSQSNGQRDSQSMDKDFRNSLNAAGSNSVFLVQVAKTDRLNEEDRDVPRCVDQVTGSGLRPGSGPGVYGTGVGPRSTSDLQAVSGNGEMIGRDNGETREREQNSPMLPPPLKTEVGEADKEKPWGRKRRWSAPERDQTERADEEPPLTLPKPSFITQQVKLSIEGRSNVSR, from the exons ATGAAATCCAACCAGGAGAGGAGCCATGGCTGTCTACCTCCAAAGAAGCGTGAGATCCTAGCCCTGGAGCAGAGGCCTGTGGTGGTACCAGCAGCAGCTGAGATCCTAGCCCTGGAGCAGAGGCCTGTGGTGGTACCAGCAGCAGCTGCAGCCTCAGCAGACACTACCTTGCACACAGAGAACCTGACTTGGCTGGCCAATGTAGCCAGCGAACGCTGCAGATCCACAGAAACTCCCAGCCCCAGGTTTCCtgtctcctcgtcctcctcttcatctccctccccttctgctctccccctgtcctctctctccacgATCTACCCCACTGGGGTGGGGCTCAGCCAACAGGGCGGGACAATCCAGTACGCCCAGCTGGCCCCTAACCTCCAGTTCATTAGCTCGGGGCCGTACACTGGCTACATCTCCTCTCAGATCATCCAGTCCACTGCCACCAGTGTAGCCGCCTCCACAGGGCAACAGCGCCACCATCTGGACGGCCACTGCTACACCACCGCCCTCATCTCCCAGGCCACCAAG GTTGGGGACCAGCAGAACAAGGTCCAGATAGGTCTGCCGTCTGACCTGGCTGTGTCCGTTGGAGGGACCCACTTCACCACTACCCACCAGTACATCCAGCTGGACAGCAGCAGCCCTCTGACCGTCACCTCCCCTACCCAGGGTCACCTCCAGCCTCTCCAGCTCCACACCCACCCTGGGGTGGGCCTCCTCCCCCACACCCTCACCCTCGCCCCCTCCCAGGTGCTGGTCCAGTATACGGATGGGTTAGGGGTCAACAAAGCTGAGGGCGGACACACCAAG gtgGTGCAGCTGAATGGAGAGCTGGAGAGGAGTTTCGGTAAACAGAGCTGTGCTGGCATCAAAGGAACCTCCTACTCTAACCAGAACAATCAGCAGGTTCACCATGGATATGAAGCTCGACACATCCTCATTCCCGCAGACTACACTACCCAGGATTCCACAGGACTACAAACCTCCCTGGTGCTGGTAGCAAACGCCCAGCCCAACCCCCACCCTCACCCTACCAGTGGTGCTGAGCAGGACAAGGTCCAGGTCCACCCATCACTAATACACAGTGAGGGAGGAGGCATCTGTCTAAGGAAACCTGTCTCCAGAACCTCCTCTTTCACCTCCCTCAACTCCTCTGAGGCTCTGAAGGTCTCTTCTGCCCCTCACACAGTTATCCAGACCACCCACCACTCTGACGAGCATGTACACAGCCTGTACTCCACCACCCAGGCACCAATCATCGGCTACATCGCCAGGGCAGGTAACCAGCATGGCGTCAGCTACGCCACCCTGCCGCAGCACCTGGTCATCCCGGACGGCCAGTCCCTCCAGTCTCTCCTGATACCCGTTAACGGAGTTACCACCACTACGGACCTCGAGGCTGCCTGCTCGGTGACCGCCAGGACGGCCAGCACCACCGCCTCTCAGCTGGCTCCAGCGACCGCATCCCTCCCCCGCCACACCTACCTCACCGCGTCCCTGTCCAAGTGTGAGATGCTGGGGTCGGATGGCCACCACCAGTCCCCTGCTGTACTCCAGGCCCAAGTACTACCCATCCAACACATCCAAATCCCGTCTAACACAACTGCTAATGTGGTGGCGTCCCCCTCCCCTGCCCCAGACATAGCTCCAGGACCTGTCCaggcctccccctctctctcctcttccccctcccctgcCCCAGCCCTAGCTCCAGGACCTGTCCag gcctccccctctctctcctcctctccaaccaCGCTCCCTCCGTTCTTCATGCGTGGCTCCATCATCCAGCTGGCGGACGGGGAGCTGAAGCGAGTGGAGGACCTGAAGACGGAGGACTTCATCCAGAGTGCTGAGATCAGCAGTGAGCTGAAGATTGACTCCAGCACAGTGGAACGCATCGACACGGGCCAGACACCCAACGCTGTCATCATACAGTTCGGTGTCGGGGAACACAAAGCACAG gtgtgtgtggaggtgctgTTAGAGTACCCGTTCTTTGTGTTCGGCCAGGGCTGGTCGTCCTGCTGCCCTGGCCGGACCACTCAGCTGTTGGAGCTGAGCTGTGCCAAGCTGTGTGTTGGGGACGTGTGTGTCTCCCTGACCCTCAGGAGCCTGAGGGGCGGCGGTGGCTCTGTGTCTGGGAGGAACCACAACAGCCAGGGTCACGAGGTCAAGCTGAGGCACAGCCACAACACTGGGGACATCACACAGGGGTCTAACTGCCAGGGGAACAGTCAGGGGAATAGCCAGAGTAATggtcagagagacagtcagagtaTGGACAAGGACTTTAGGAACAGTTTGAATGCTGCAGGCAGCAACAGTGTCTTCCTGGTGCAAGTGGCCAAAACAGACAGGTTGAATGAGGAGGACAGGGACGTCCCCCGCTGTGTGGACCAGGTGACAGGATCTGGACTGAGACCCGGATCTGGACCAGGGGTCTACGGAACTGGAGTTGGACCCAGGAGCACCTCGGACCTGCAGGCTGTCTCAGGGAATGGAGAGATGATAGGGAGAGACAatggagagacgagagagagagaacagaatagCCCCATGCTCCCTCCGCCCCTCAAGACAGAAGTGGGTGAGGCagacaaagaaaaaccctggggTCGTAAGAGGAGGTGGTCTGCTCCAGAGAGAGATCAGACAGAGAGGGCGGACGAGGAACCCCCTTTGACTCTGCCAAAACCCTCTTTTATAACTCAGCAGGTCAAACTCTCCATCGAGGGAAGGTCAAATGTTAGTCGTTGA
- the LOC139404977 gene encoding GMP reductase 1-like isoform X1: MPRIDVDVKLDFKDVLFRPKRSSLKSRSEVDLRRTFTFRNSKQSYHGIPIIAANMDTTGTFEMAQVLSKQTLFTAMQKHYTVEEWKAFAAKFPECLEHVAVSSGSGQADLEKLCSVLEAVSDIRFVCLDVANGYSEHFVEFVKTVRGRFPQHTIMAGNVVTGEMVEELILAGADIIKVGIGPGSVCTTRIKTGVGYPQLSAVIECADSAHGLKAHIISDGGCSCPGDVAKAFGAGADFVMLGGMLAGHDQCAGEVIEKNGRKVQLFYGMSSDTAMKKHVGGVAEYRASEGRTVEVPYRGDVEATIRDILGGLRSTCTYVGAAKLKELSRRTTFIRVTQQASHMFT; encoded by the exons ATGCCTCGGATAGACGTGGATGTGAAGCTGGACTTTAAAGATGTCCTGTTCAGACCCAAGAGAAGCAGCCTGAAGAGCAGgtcagag GTGGACCTACGGAGGACGTTCACATTCCGTAATTCCAAACAGAGTTACCATGGCATCCCCATCATCGCTGCCAACATGGACACCACGGGCACCTTTGAGATGGCACAGGTCCTCAGCAAG CAAACTCTCTTCACCGCCATGCAGAAGCACTACACTGTGGAGGAGTGGAAGGCTTTTGCAGCCAAGTTTCCAGAATGTTTGGAG CACGTAGCGGTCAGTTCAGGCAGCGGTCAAGCCGACCTGGAGAAGCTGTGCAGCGTCCTGGAGGCCGTCTCTGACATCAGATTTGTCTGTCTGGACGTTGCCAACGGCTACTCTGAACACTTTGTGGAGTTTGTCAAAACCGTCAGGGGGAGGTTTCCCCAACACACTATAATG GCTGGCAACGTGGTGACAGGAGAGATGGTGGAGGAGCTGATCCTGGCAGGAGCTGACATCATTAAAGTGGGTATTGGGCCAG GTTCTGTGTGTACGACGCGCATTAAGACGGGAGTGGGATATCCCCAGCTCAGTGCTGTCATAGAGTGTGCAGACTCCGCCCACGGCCTGAAGGCTCACATCATCTCA GATGGCGGATGCAGCTGTCCTGGGGATGTGGCTAAGGCATTTG GCGCTGGAGCTGATTTTGTGATGCTGGGGGGCATGCTGGCTGGCCACGACCAGTGTGCCGGGGAGGTCATTGAGAAGAATGGCAGAAAGGTCCAGCTGTTCTATGGGATGAGCTCTGACACGGCCATGAAGAAACATGTAGGGGGAGTGGCAGAGTACAG AGCATCAGAGGGCAGGACGGTGGAGGTACCGTACAGGGGGGATGTAGAGGCCACCATCAGGGACATTCTGGGTGGTCTGCGCTCCACCTGCACCTACGTAGGAGCTGCCAAACTGAAGGAGCTCAGTCGCAGGACCACCTTTATCAGAGTCACACAGCAGGCCAGCCACATGTTCACATAG